The following proteins come from a genomic window of Acetivibrio cellulolyticus CD2:
- a CDS encoding Tex family protein: MLDINAKLTSEFNLKPFQVQNTVKLIDDGNTIPFIARYRKEMTGELNDQVLRELYDRLIYLRNREARREEVLRLIAEQGKLTDEIAAKLNKAVALQEIEDIYRPFRPKRRTRATIAKEKGLEPLAQILFSQELKSGSIEEIAAPFIDAEKAVNTVEDALNGAMDIIAEDVSDNAEFRKAIREMFFKLGTIVSKSKKEEDSVYRMYYDFSEPVAKIANHRILAINRGEKEEFLQVKIDVPSERVTSYLKANCIKKIRSITSEYVERAIEDSYERLIFPSVEREVRNELTDNAQEQAMKVFAANLKNLLLQPPVKDKVVLGLDPAYRTGCKIGVVDETGKVLETTVIYPTPPQSKVEEAKKVMKHLIEKHNVDIVSIGNGTASKESEIFVADLIKELGRKLYYMVVSEAGASVYSASKLGSEEFPDFDVALRSAVSIARRLQDPLAELVKIDPKAIGVGQYQHDMNQKRLGESLGGVVEDCVNSVGVDLNTASPSLLSYISGINSSIARNIVEYRESNGKFKKREELKKVKKLGDKAFEQCAGFLRIPDGANVLDSTSVHPESYSAASKLLESMGYSMDDVKQRKLEKLKQEVDKKGIGEIASEIGVGIPTLRDILNELLKPGRDPRDELPKPVLLTDVLDIEDLRPGMVLTGTVRNVADFGAFVDIGVHQDGLVHISELCDRYVKSPMEVVAVGDIVKVRILDVEVQRKRISLSMKEIN, encoded by the coding sequence ATGCTAGATATTAATGCCAAACTTACAAGTGAGTTTAACTTAAAACCGTTTCAGGTGCAAAATACAGTAAAGCTAATTGACGATGGCAATACAATTCCCTTTATTGCAAGGTACAGGAAAGAGATGACCGGCGAATTAAATGACCAGGTATTGAGGGAATTGTATGACAGATTGATATATTTGAGAAACCGTGAGGCCAGAAGAGAAGAGGTATTAAGGCTTATTGCCGAACAGGGGAAGCTTACTGATGAAATAGCTGCAAAGCTTAATAAAGCTGTGGCGTTGCAAGAGATTGAAGATATTTACAGACCCTTTAGACCGAAGAGAAGAACCCGTGCGACAATAGCGAAGGAAAAAGGCCTTGAGCCTTTGGCACAAATTTTGTTTTCTCAGGAACTCAAGAGTGGAAGTATCGAAGAAATTGCGGCACCGTTTATAGACGCCGAGAAAGCAGTAAATACGGTTGAAGATGCGCTAAATGGTGCAATGGATATAATTGCAGAAGATGTTTCTGATAATGCTGAGTTTAGAAAGGCAATAAGGGAAATGTTCTTTAAGCTTGGTACAATTGTATCAAAGTCAAAGAAAGAGGAAGACTCGGTATATCGCATGTATTATGACTTTTCAGAGCCTGTTGCAAAAATCGCCAATCATAGGATTCTTGCAATCAATAGAGGTGAAAAGGAAGAGTTTTTACAGGTTAAAATTGATGTTCCGAGTGAAAGGGTTACAAGCTATTTAAAGGCTAATTGCATAAAAAAGATCCGTTCTATAACTTCTGAGTACGTTGAGAGGGCCATAGAGGATTCTTATGAACGTCTTATATTTCCGTCTGTAGAGAGGGAAGTGAGGAATGAACTGACAGATAACGCTCAGGAACAGGCAATGAAGGTGTTTGCTGCTAATCTGAAAAACCTTTTGCTTCAACCACCGGTTAAGGACAAGGTAGTTTTAGGACTTGACCCTGCATACAGAACAGGTTGTAAGATTGGGGTGGTTGATGAAACTGGAAAGGTTTTGGAAACAACTGTTATCTACCCTACACCTCCACAGAGTAAGGTTGAAGAAGCTAAGAAGGTAATGAAGCATCTTATTGAAAAGCACAATGTTGATATAGTTTCCATAGGAAACGGGACGGCATCAAAGGAATCGGAAATATTTGTTGCGGATTTAATTAAGGAGCTTGGCAGAAAACTTTATTATATGGTAGTGAGTGAAGCAGGAGCATCGGTTTACTCAGCTTCTAAATTAGGTTCCGAGGAGTTCCCGGATTTTGATGTTGCATTAAGAAGTGCGGTATCTATAGCAAGAAGGCTTCAGGACCCTCTTGCCGAACTGGTGAAGATTGACCCGAAGGCTATTGGGGTAGGGCAATATCAGCATGATATGAATCAAAAAAGGTTGGGTGAATCCTTAGGTGGCGTAGTTGAAGATTGTGTAAACAGTGTAGGAGTTGATCTCAATACTGCATCTCCATCGCTGTTATCATATATTTCAGGCATAAATTCATCTATTGCCCGCAATATTGTAGAGTACAGGGAATCAAACGGAAAGTTTAAAAAAAGAGAAGAGCTTAAGAAGGTTAAAAAGCTTGGAGATAAAGCATTTGAACAATGTGCAGGGTTTTTGAGAATTCCTGACGGAGCAAATGTTTTAGACAGCACGTCTGTGCATCCGGAATCTTACTCTGCGGCAAGTAAATTGCTGGAGAGTATGGGCTATAGCATGGATGATGTAAAGCAAAGGAAGCTTGAAAAACTGAAGCAGGAAGTTGATAAGAAGGGAATAGGCGAAATAGCTTCAGAAATAGGTGTTGGAATACCTACGTTAAGAGATATCTTGAATGAACTTTTAAAGCCTGGGAGGGATCCGAGAGATGAACTCCCCAAACCTGTGTTGCTAACAGATGTCCTTGATATTGAAGACTTAAGGCCTGGTATGGTTCTCACCGGCACGGTCAGGAATGTTGCAGACTTTGGTGCATTTGTTGATATTGGTGTGCATCAGGATGGCCTGGTTCATATATCAGAACTTTGCGACAGGTATGTAAAAAGCCCTATGGAAGTAGTAGCTGTTGGTGATATTGTAAAAGTGAGAATTTTAGATGTTGAGGTGCAAAGAAAAAGAATATCACTAAGCATGAAGGAAATTAATTAA